In the Tribolium castaneum strain GA2 chromosome 1, icTriCast1.1, whole genome shotgun sequence genome, one interval contains:
- the LOC103314495 gene encoding uncharacterized protein LOC103314495 isoform X2, translating to MQSSPDHMFVIGGDMGVINSKGVKNATLIYPNLYLRNRAGKCLMSLNYQTEQSSEQMIREIYFNTNEIYHKGGGTALDKCSTCDLTSETCLPVDCVIKYSSRRSYFNRERKICQSVPECPPNTIYVPKSNICRKLHEPVCESDLEMIEDGNIEHCHSISNIVNSKCYHGVLDNGTGECECDDGWATATCAEGAYHPTLNLYHMCNVGFNSWQRANREKLIMTILVLVILAIALAAKMLLAVCLLNWCCHFIRSRSKSYIDDEFCGSEHCHYSSYCGDADCLQEVPKDKSSRTIRVSFSNISSAEDTDATASGDDDKTHSKSSGNASHATINLCHCQR from the exons ATGCAAAGTTCAC CGGACCATATGTTCGTAATTGGGGGAGATATGGGGGTCATTAATAGCAAAGGTGTGAAAAACGCTACACTAATTTACCCAAATTTG TATTTGCGAAATAGAGCTGGGAAATGTTTAATGTCGCTAAATTACCAAACTGAACAATCATCCGAGCAAATGATCAGAGAAATATATTTTAACACGAACGAGATTTACCATAAAGGAGGAG GTACAGCCCTTGATAAATGCTCGACTTGTGATCTCACGTCTGAAACTTGTCTTCCTGTCGACTGTGTTATTAAATACTCCTCTCGAAGGAGTTACTTCAACCGTGAGCGTAAAATTTGTCAGTCGGTTCCTGAATGTCCCCCAAATACTATCTACGTCCCCAAAAGTAACATTTGCAGGAAGTTACACGAACCAGTGTGTGAGTCTGATCTTGAAATGATTGAGGATGGTAACATCGAACATTGCCACagtatttcaaatatt GTGAATTCAAAATGTTACCACGGAGTTTTGGACAATGGAACGGGAGAATGTGAGTGTGATGATGGATGGGCTACTGCAACATGCGCCGAAGGAGCGTATCATCCGACACTAAATCTTTACCATATGTGCAATGTCGGGTTTAATTCTTGGCAAAGGGCTAATAGGGAAAAGTTAATAATGACGATTTTAGTTTTAGTG attttggCTATTGCCCTCGCCGCTAAAATGTTGCTAGCGGTATGTCTTTTAAACTGGTGTTGCCACTTTATCAGATCGAGAAGTAAAAGTTATATCGATGATGAATTCTGTGGATCGGAACATTGCCACTATAGTAGTTATTGTGGTGACGCTGATTGTCTCCAAGAGGTTCCTAAAGATAAATCTTCAAGGACAATAAGAGTGTCCTTTTCAAATATTAGCTCTGCTGAAGATACTGATGCTACAGCCAGTGGAGATGACGATAAAACTCATTCCAAATCTTCAGGAAATGCGAGCCATGCAACTATTAATCTTTGTCACTGTCAAAGATAA
- the LOC103314495 gene encoding uncharacterized protein LOC103314495 isoform X1 yields the protein MFILSLYFLLNMKLCFSTVIIQNAGVYEINSDDIAMIFYLTVENTFECKVHVSVSSLKCIEGDPYSDTADHMFVIGGDMGVINSKGVKNATLIYPNLYLRNRAGKCLMSLNYQTEQSSEQMIREIYFNTNEIYHKGGGTALDKCSTCDLTSETCLPVDCVIKYSSRRSYFNRERKICQSVPECPPNTIYVPKSNICRKLHEPVCESDLEMIEDGNIEHCHSISNIVNSKCYHGVLDNGTGECECDDGWATATCAEGAYHPTLNLYHMCNVGFNSWQRANREKLIMTILVLVILAIALAAKMLLAVCLLNWCCHFIRSRSKSYIDDEFCGSEHCHYSSYCGDADCLQEVPKDKSSRTIRVSFSNISSAEDTDATASGDDDKTHSKSSGNASHATINLCHCQR from the exons ATGTTTATACTTTCactttactttttattaaatatgaaGTTATGTTTTAGTACAGTTATTATACAG AACGCCGGTGTGTACGAAATTAACAGTGACGATATTGCAATGATTTTTT ATTTGACCGTAGAAAATACGTTTGAATGCAAAGTTCACGTAAGTGTTTCCAGCCTAAAATGCATTGAAGGAGATCCTTATTCCGACACAGCGGACCATATGTTCGTAATTGGGGGAGATATGGGGGTCATTAATAGCAAAGGTGTGAAAAACGCTACACTAATTTACCCAAATTTG TATTTGCGAAATAGAGCTGGGAAATGTTTAATGTCGCTAAATTACCAAACTGAACAATCATCCGAGCAAATGATCAGAGAAATATATTTTAACACGAACGAGATTTACCATAAAGGAGGAG GTACAGCCCTTGATAAATGCTCGACTTGTGATCTCACGTCTGAAACTTGTCTTCCTGTCGACTGTGTTATTAAATACTCCTCTCGAAGGAGTTACTTCAACCGTGAGCGTAAAATTTGTCAGTCGGTTCCTGAATGTCCCCCAAATACTATCTACGTCCCCAAAAGTAACATTTGCAGGAAGTTACACGAACCAGTGTGTGAGTCTGATCTTGAAATGATTGAGGATGGTAACATCGAACATTGCCACagtatttcaaatatt GTGAATTCAAAATGTTACCACGGAGTTTTGGACAATGGAACGGGAGAATGTGAGTGTGATGATGGATGGGCTACTGCAACATGCGCCGAAGGAGCGTATCATCCGACACTAAATCTTTACCATATGTGCAATGTCGGGTTTAATTCTTGGCAAAGGGCTAATAGGGAAAAGTTAATAATGACGATTTTAGTTTTAGTG attttggCTATTGCCCTCGCCGCTAAAATGTTGCTAGCGGTATGTCTTTTAAACTGGTGTTGCCACTTTATCAGATCGAGAAGTAAAAGTTATATCGATGATGAATTCTGTGGATCGGAACATTGCCACTATAGTAGTTATTGTGGTGACGCTGATTGTCTCCAAGAGGTTCCTAAAGATAAATCTTCAAGGACAATAAGAGTGTCCTTTTCAAATATTAGCTCTGCTGAAGATACTGATGCTACAGCCAGTGGAGATGACGATAAAACTCATTCCAAATCTTCAGGAAATGCGAGCCATGCAACTATTAATCTTTGTCACTGTCAAAGATAA